Genomic segment of Arachis hypogaea cultivar Tifrunner chromosome 16, arahy.Tifrunner.gnm2.J5K5, whole genome shotgun sequence:
ttctttttcatatgagcaggaacaaggataagaacattcttgttgaagttgatcctgaacctgaaaggactctgaagaggaagctaagggaagctaaagcacaactctttggagaaaatctgacagaaattttcgaaaaagaaggagacatggccgaaaataataacaatgcaaggaagatgcttgtaacgacccaattttcagtacgcctaggacataccggaagcggagtgctaccaatttgtcatcctaattattatctattatttattatatgagcctgattcgttgttaaaagcgtagttagtttgcgaggtacttttttttgaaaacgtttgaattaataaacagaatcatttataatcaattcataaataataacagataaaacagttaataacaaccacacataaatgcatcacaagtagttgacaacattcggtgattcagcctttattagaatatagactgttagttagaacacccctagatgtagctaaataatatctatatacatatatatacatacaacatcccaggtcctgatgtaacatcccgcatttttgaaaatctaaatataaataaattgtgattttatcttattaagtttaaactttataattttagaaattattttattagaaataattaaatagactcggagataattttattttgaatcaattaatattcttaagtaattttattatattggaatattttgtataattttagtaattgaaaaataataaagaattgtacaatttaatttaagtaacttttatcctgaaaaagttatgatttattttactaatttgatatcttattttatgAAGTAATaaattaagagtaattaaattagttttattaatatttggagtttAAGTTGATTAATATTcttatgtaatttttataattggttatttcatatgctttggaaataaaatttagtaaatagaagtattatataatttaatttaagtaatttctattatgaatgaattatggtttattttattagtttgagttttagagattaatttattaggaatgattaaatagatttttataaatacttaaagtttaagtaattatattataattagatattttgtaaattgaaattaaagtttcggtgatagaaaaataataaaaagttatatcatttaatttaactaattaatattgagtttaaactgtattttataaaaatatgattaatatgtttattttataatttaaattaaaaataattgtttgCTCTCATTGATATGCTGATAAATAAAAGCTTATGCATTTTGAAAGTAATTTTTATGAAGTAATTTTTATGGTATTATATTTGAATCTTAGATTGTTATtctatctcaaatattttataaagattgTTATATTACTCATATACATTATACCTTAACCTTAAATTCCTAATTAAAAACCTAATTCTACCCTAAATTCACAAAACACGCACAAACAGAATGGGAAAGAAAGGAAACAGGGGAGCTCGAGGGGGGGGGGAAATagaaagggaaaagaaaggaAGGGGAAGGAGGGAAGATGGGGAAAATGGAGAACAGGAAGGGAGACAGAGGacgagggagaagaagagaaggggaGGAACGACGCTATGGAGCTTGGCGCCGCTGCCGAGCTGCTGTCGCAGAGAAGAAAGGGAGAGGCGAACGTAACCCACGGAGGAGAGGAAGGAACTGCCGTCGAGCCACGCCCCTTTGCCTTGTTCGTGTATTGCCGTTGCTGTTCGCTGAGGGTGAGACGTGAAGAGAAGATGCTGACCCGCACCATCGTGCCTCGCTATCTTCGTCGAGCTTTCATCATTGTCGCTCCCTATTCCCGTTGCCATCAGGGTTTGCTGCCGCTGCCATTGGGAGTGACGCAGCAGAGGAGGAGTCGTTCCTCTTCCGCCGCTGTCGCCGGAGACCTTGGTTGCTACTGTTCATATGGGTGAGTTCATTGTTTCCTTGTTACCGGagtcactgtctatgaatcttttgtttctttagaaTGACCTTGTCCCTATCTTTAATGTTCCTGAGTACACTATAGTTGTTGGAATCATTACAGCTGGAACTTGTTCTATTTGGTATTTTGTTTCTCTAttatgttcttattttaattacgaTAGCCAATATCTCTGTTTTAGTATTATGGTGTTATGCTGAAATTGTCGAAATTGCCGTTGCTGCGAGCGTAACTAGAATTGATGCTGCTGCCGCCGTCTCAGTTGCGTTGAAATCACCGCTGCAGTTGCCAGTTTAGACTAAGCAGGGATTGTTGCGTTAAACTATGCGattgcgacatcgaggtagggggtttaaaacgatttcaatttaagaatgcctacaaggtttattgaataactgcaaatatatttaatagctgtgagtaattgattgattatgtaattattgaattgtggctgaaattgtgattggaatggttgaaattgtgatttggaattgttgatttgtgatattgattgattatgtggattgggaattgcttgatgactaattgttgagaatttctgaattttaatGGGTTATGTTGGATTTGTTGCCGTTGAGTTGTTATTTGGTATATTGTAATATTAATGAACTtggttggtggttgatttggaattggttttgaggGGTTTTGAAAGGTTGGATTTTGAATACTAAATAGATTGctaaaaaactgatttttgaaattaaaaggtgACTTTGGAAGTGAATTAGTTATTCAACGAtaatcgaaatgatataagagcaAAGGCTGAGTAAAGTATAATAAAAGTTGTTGTTGGGACTCAATTTTGAGAAGTTTGAATTAATTATAGAACtaattatgatttttcaaagttaaaatgtaaaacttgattttctgcattatttttaaAGGAAGCCGGAAACTTTGAAAAACTATAACTATTTCTGTGATTACCGGAATTGAGTGGGACCAAGTCCGGATTGAGCTTGGGGATATAGGGAACTGGACTACtgaatttgagactttttcactaagtttatgatttatggtgaatttttgaatCATGAATGTCAAAACTGGTTTTTCTGCAGAACGTTTAACGCAGCAGCAACTTGATTCCTCTATTGGAAATTTTGCAGTTTGAATTTTGGAATGGAACCAATTTTAAATACAactttattcttattattttgatGCCGTAAAATTTCAGAACAATTGGACTTGTagttttaaagatatgaatttttgaaggaTGATGCATTATGCAGAAAAAGCCAGGTTCTGTTTCCTTAAATTAGTAACTTTGGGAGTTTATAACTTTTGATCCTGGATAGATATTGAGATGCAACTAATTGGAGGTGAAAATTAAGTATGTTTAGTACATGTGATTTAAATTTCAGGATTTTCTATATTTTAataagtgagttatgggacttggaagaggttgtgttcaatgatttgtaaaacagaattctgcagaaaattacctaacttccaagctacgtaactccggtatgaccctggaaccaattgagaaagaaatttggaTGAGTTATGTTTAACCACATTAATTTTTAAGGTAGTTGGATTTAAGttggattttatatgaaatttcaaaTGTTGTATGGTGTTGCTGTCTTCTGGTTTTAAAACACTGGAGAACAGTCACGGTTTTGCTTATATTCCCGAAGCTATAGTCAgcgaaaaattatgatttttgatttAATAGAAAGTTTAATCCGAGACGGTCGCATGGATATAAAGTTTGCGCAACTCCaaattcatttgatattttaaaaataaaatggaaaTCAGGCTACCAAGTTGTGTTGgtaattattttggatatggaatttaagaaatagattttctattatcaaatgtttttgagaatatattgcTATGGCAAATGCTGAAAGAGGCTGATGAATTGTTGAGAAagaaggaacccgtaagggtggataAGTCAtatttttaaaggagattatgtccaaacatttataaaaaatataaggacttaatcaaaataaatattcagggcttatttaataataataactccaatgattcttttaagaaaagaatATTTGATCTATGATATTGTTGGTAGGGGCGTGGGTCTAGTCCTGCTTGCTCAGTGCGTAAACCATTATgcagggatggtggttttgtcccgcctgcagtgaggatggtggttttatcccgCTCACGTATTCATAAATTGTTCAGCAAGGACGGTGGTGTGATCCCGCTTGCATATTATTTTATGTACCcagtaaggatggtggtttaatcccgcttattGTGTAGGCAAGaacggtggtttaatcccgcttgcgtgttccgggcaaggatggtggtttaattcCCGCTTGTCTATGGAACCTACGGATAAGGATGGTGGTCTAATCCCGCTTATCCGAGTCGGGTCTGGCAACAtaaccgacgcgtgagctcatggccagtaggacaggcatgcatcatatgcatctatgtgacattgtttgggtgtttatattgtaattggtttgcctaagtgaataattctgttaactgctaattgttatacttgatataattgctcttgattgtgtttgaacctcattacttgtgtttgtaactgattggCTGGATTGTGGTGAATTGGGTGCTGGTTGAATTGCTTGGGCCTGAGGCCGTGATTGGATTGTGTTTGAGGTTTAGTAAGTATGAAAGATtgagctggttcagcatagacttaatgaacctatgcttggaacagattAGTCATTCATACGGTCtaggaaaacttttaagatttttataaagGAAAATATGGGTttagaattttggataattaACTGATGCTTTATatgattttggatttttgaatgttATGCGGttggttttcaaaataaaaggttGACACGGCGAGTAAAGATCACTGCAAATGAAAAcagtttttcttttaaatacttTTGAGTGAAATTAACTATTTgcgttttattctttactttcacggcattctctacctctactgagaacatgtggtttggttctcaccccgaaattttccaccctttcagcGACAGGTTTGAAGACGCAATTTAAAGCTGCGAGCGATCAGTAGGCTTTCTTTATGGTCTTAATTGCTTTCATTGAGTCCCCTCGCTATTGtcctttgagattttattttacatagaggggtaggtttagtatattgtatttgagttttatttggtCTCTTTTGTATGagaattattatcaataatatttatgtgattattattatttgtgaatgtttgaattatgactttaatgaaaaaaaaattttctggcattttcttaaaactgaaacgcgaactcgatacaaaggcttgataattaagtagttaatactagAAAAGGTTACGTAATGTCctttctagtagaaataccctgacttaagcaaggtattttgctggacgggatgttacaatatggtatcagagcagtccttcctgtagagccttgggagtggactgactatgcttcattgcatactctgagtgtctgtcatgctttaTAACTTGTTCTGATGACAAGAGTTTGtgttttatatgcatgactgtctgatgattaaTGCTATTAGTTTACCATTGCATACCTCATGGTATCAAGTTTGGctaacttaatactaatgatttatgtatatggaaatactaatgggttatcatagacgaaatagaagtgATAGGTTAACGCGAATCACGAGGTTTTGGGGACGTTAGAGACTAAGTTCTAGAGACTAGTTCCGTTTCGACGTATGCTCTTTATTCGTGCTTAGTGTTATCTCTTTCTCTATTAATTGTATTGGAATTTCTAGTTTCTGATCTCTTTCTTGCTAATCTTGTATTATCATTCGTGCATATCCTTGCTTGACTCTGTATCTAGTTGTTGTTTGAATCTTTTGAACCATTTATCCTATACCTTACCAACTCTATGTTCTTTGCTTTGAACTTGGATTTATTTCGGTGCAACATATCATTTCTTGTAATTTCCTTGTTGAGTACTTGTTTCAGATTCTCttacaaaaaaatttcaatttaaatcttttcttacTTGGCTGCATCCACAACCCTTGCTTAAATTTTGATGGGATTGTTTTTAATTCGGTCTAGACTTTCTTACATAAACTCTAAAACTTCTTTATATAGTTTAATCTTGTTTATCTGTGATAtaccacttatcttttattgatttatagaaaattttatttcaaaatttattctTTGAATTGAACCAGATTTTCTTCcaactttattataattttatagctATTCTTACCTAATTATGTACTTAAGTATCCtccaagattttttttaaaagaaagtaTTTTGCCCTTAACATCAAACAAGCTTTAATTTACAAACCATGCATGatttgttttgatttaaaaactaaattgatATAACATTATTTATACTAAGTTTAGTACTTTTGGGAAATGTTAGATTTATATGtattcttttgaaaaagataaactaaTTCCCTCTATTTCAAATTGAAGTTGTTCAAAATCGTTGTACCATCTTCCCTAATGATGTTCATATTGAAACTGTTCGATTTAAAATTTCTTCCTAAGCTTTGAATTAACTCCCTTTATGCTCCATTTCATTGCTTATATATATCCTTGTTTGTTGACGATCTCACGTATTCCTTCAAAACCTTGCGAAATACCATCTTGTGCAATTGCAAACTTGAGTATTCATCTAATTTCACGCATAAACCTTTTGTGCCGTTTGTCTTTCTCTTCTCATGTTTCGTAATCCTTATAGGCAGTAGTTCTTAGGGACACGATTTGTGCGTACGGAAAGTGAATCTGGTCAGTATACGAAGTTATAAGGAGTTTAATTCTGAGGCGACAAGAGGAAGTGGTCGTACTTTGTTAAGAGTTCTGAACGAATATTGTGCctatttgattttggattttgaaatttttcttgtgttaagttattttatcaactCTTGCATTACCtagtatattttcttctatgTTTATGTGATAtgattttcttggatcctttaaAATGTTCAAAAGGGGATGTGAAAATAAACTTTTTCTTCatcttgtatcaattttcgagggcgaaaatttttgtaagttgAATAGAATGTAGCATCCCGCATTTTTGAAaatgtaaatataaataaattgtgattttatcttattaagtttaaactttataattttagaaattattttattagaaataattaaatagactcggagataattttattttgaatcaattaatattcttaagtaattttattatattggaatattttgtataattttagtaattgaaaaataataaagaattgtacaatttaatttaagtaacttttatccTGAAAAAGTTACGatttattttactaatttgatatcttattttatgaagtaattaattaagagtaattaaattagttttattaatatttggagtttAAGTTGATTAATATTcttatgtaatttttataattggttatttcatatgctttggaaataaaatttagtaaatagaagtattatataatttaatttaagtaatttctattatgaatgaattatggtttattttattagtttgagttttagagattaatttattaggaatgattaaatagatttttataaatacttaaagtttaagaattatattataattagatattttgtaaATTGAGATTAAAGTTttggtgatagaaaaataataaaaagttatatcatttaatttaactaattaatattgagtttaaactgtattttataaaaatgtgattaatatgtttattttataatttaaattaaaaataattgtttgaactcattgatatgctgataaataaaattttatgcattttgaAAGTAATTTTTATGAAGTAATTTTTATGGTATTGTATTTGAATCTTAGATTGTTATTCTATCTCAAATATTTTGTAAAGGTTATTATATTACTCATATACATTATACCTTAACCTTAAATTCCTAATTAAAAACCTAATTCTACCCTAAATTCACAAAACACACGCACAAACAGAATGGGAAAGAAAGTAAACAGGGGAGCTCGAGGGGGGAAAATagaaagggaaaagaaaggaAGGGGAAGGAGGGAAGATGGGGAAAATGGAGAACAGGAAAGGAGACAGAGGacgagggagaagaagagagggggaGGAACGACGCTATGGAGCTTGGCGCCGCTGCCGAGCTGCTGTCGCAGAGAAGAAAGGGAGAGGCGAACGTGACCCACGGAGGAGAGGAAGGAGCTGCCGTCGAGCCACGCCCCTTTGCCTTGTTCGTGTATCGCCGTTGCTATTCGCTGAGGGTGAGACGCGAAGAGAAGATGCTGACCCGCACCATCGTGCCTCGCTATCTTCGTCGAGCCTTCATCATTGTCGCTCCCTATTCCCGTTGCCATCAGGGTTTGCTGCCGCTGCCATTCAGAGTGACGCAGCAGAGGAGGAGTCGTTCCTCTTCCGCCGCCGTCGCCGGAGACCTTGGTTGCTGCTATTCATATGGGTGAGTTCGTTGTTTCCTAGTTACTGGagtcactgtctatgaatcttttGTTGCTTTAGAATGACCTTGTCCCTATCTTTAATGTTCCTGAGTACACTATAGTTGTTGGAATCATTACAGTTGGAACTTGTCACCGGGGGAGAGAAGCGGCTGCACTATCCTCTTCGTTTTGACATTGAACCTCTATTCCTAACCCTGTAACGCTCTTGCTCTTGTTCTATTTGGTATTTTGTTTCTCTATTAtgttgttcttattttaattacgaTAGCCAATATCTCTGTTTTAGTATTATGGTGTTATGCTGAAATTGCCGAAATTGCCGTTGCTGCGAGTGTAACTAGAATTGATGCTGCTGCCGCCGTCTCGGTTGCGTTGAAATCGCGGCTGCAGTTGCCAGTTTAGACTAAGCAGGGATTGTTGCGTTAAACTATGCGATTGCGACAttgaggtagggggtttaaaacgatttcaatttaagaatgcctacaaggtttattgaataactgcaaatagatttaatagctgtgagtaattgattgattatgtaattattgaattgtggctgaaattgtgattggaatggttgaaattgtgatttggaattgttgatttgtgatattgattgattatgtggattgggaattgcttgatgactaattgttgagaatttttgaattttaatgggtTATGTTGGATTTGTTGCCGTTGAGTTATTATTTGGTATATTGTAATGTTAATGAAATtggttggtggttgatttggaattggttttgaggGGTTTTGAAAGGTTGGATTTTGAATACTAAATAGATTGctgaaaaactgatttttgaaattaaaaggtgACTTTGGAAGTGAATTAGTTATTCAACGAtaatcgaaatgatataagagcaAAGGCTGAGTAAAGTATAATAAAAGTTGTTGTTGGGACTCAATTTTGAGAAGTTTGAATTAATTATAGAACtaattatgatttttcaaagttaaaatgtaaaacttgattttctgcattatttttaaAGGAAGCCGGAAACTTTGAAAAACTATAACTATTTCTGTGATTACCAGAATTGCGTGGGACCAAGTCCAGATTGAGCTTGGGGATATAGGGAACTGGACTACtgaatttgagactttttcactaagtttatgatttatggtgaatttttgaatCATGAATGTCAAAACTGGTTTTTCTGCAGAACGTTTAACGCAGCAGCAACTTGATTCCTCTATTGGAAATTTTTCAGTTTGAATTTTGGAATGGAACCAATTTTAAATACAactttattcttattattttaattccgTAAAATTTCAGAACAATTGGACTTGTagttttaaagatatgaatttttgaaggaTGATGCATTATGCAGAAAAAGCCAGGTTCTGTTTCCTTAAATTAGTAACTTTGGGAGTTTATAACTTTTGATCCTGGATAGATATTGAGATGCAACTAATTGGAGGTGAAAATTAAGTATGTTTAGTACATGTGATTTAAATTTCAGGATTTTCTATATTTTAataagtgagttatgggacttggaagaggttgtgttcaatgatttgtaaaacagaattctgcagaaaattacctaacttccaagctacgtaactccggtatgaccctggaaccaattgagaaagaaatttggatgagttatgtttaaccacattaattttgaaggtagtTGGATTTAAGttggattttatatgaaatttcaaaTGTTGTATGGTGCTGCTGTCTTCTGGTTTTAAAACACTAGAGAACAGTCACGGTTTTGCTTATATTCCCGAAGCTATAGTCAgcgaaaaattatgatttttgatttAATAGAAAGTTTAATCCGAGACGGTCGCATGGATATAAAGTTTGCGCAACTCCaaattcatttgatattttaaaaataaaatggaaatcaggctgccaagttgtgttggtaattattttggatatggaatttaagaaatagattttctattatcaaatgtttttgagaatatattgcTGTGGCAAATGCTGAAAGAGGCTGATGAATTGTTGAGAAAGAAAGAATCCGTAAGGGTGGATAAGTCTtatttttaaaggagattatgtccaaatttttataaaaaatataaggacttaatcaaaataaatattcagggcttatttaataataataactccaatgattcttttaagaaaagaatATTTGATCTATGAGATTGTTGGTAGGGGCGTGGGTCTAGTCCTGCTTGCTCAGTGCGTAAACCATTATgcagggatggtggttttgtcccgccTGCAGTGAGGACGGTGGTTTTATCCCGCTCACGTATTCATAAATTGTTCAGCAAGGACGGTGGTGTGATCCCGCTTGCATATTATTTTATGTACCcagtaaggatggtggtttaatcccgcttactGTTGAGGCAAGaacggtggtttaatcccgcttgcgtgttccgggcaaggatggtggtttaattcCCGCTTGTCTATGGAACCTACGGATAAGGATGGTGGTCTAATCCCGCTTATCCGAGTCGGGTCTGGCAACAtaaccgacgcgtgagctcatggccagtaggacaggcatgcatcatatgcatctatgtgacattgtttgggtgtgtatattgtaattggtttgcctaagtgaataattctgttaactgctaattgttatacttgatataattgctcttgattgtgtttgaacctcattacttgtgtttgtaactgattggCTGGATTGTGGTGAATTGGGTGCTGGTTGAATTGCTTGGGCCTGAGGCCGTGATTGGATTGTGTTTGAGGTTTAGTAAGTATGAAAGATtgagctggttcagcatagacttaatgaacctatgcttggaacagattAGTCATTCATACGGTCtaggaaaacttttaagatttttataaagGAAAATATGGGTttagaattttggataattaACTGATGCTTTATatgattttggatttttgaatgttATGCAGttggttttcaaaataaaaggttGACACGGAGAGTAAAGATCACTGCAAATGAAAAcagtttttcttttaaatacttTTGAGTGAAATTAACTATTTgcgttttattctttactttcacggcattctcTACCTCTAttgagaacatgtggtttggttctcaccccgaaattttccaccctttcagcgacaggtttgaagacgcaatttgaagctgcgagcgatcagtaggctttctttatggtcttaattgctttcatagagtcccctcgctATTGtcctttgagattttattttacatagaggggtaggtttagtatattgtatttgagttttatttagtcTCTTTTGTATGagaattattatcaataatatctatgtgattattattatttgtgaatgtttgaattatgactttaatgaaaaaaaaatttttctggcattttcttaaaactgaaacgcgAACTCGATATAAAGGCTtgataattaagtagttaatactagAAAAGGTTACGTAATGTCctttctagtagaaataccctgacttaagcaaggtattttgctggacgggatgttacaatatggtatcagagcagtccttcctgtagagccttgggagtggactgactatgcttcattgcatactctgagtgtctgtcatgctttaTAACTTGTTCTGATGACAAGAGTTTGtgttt
This window contains:
- the LOC140179801 gene encoding uncharacterized protein yields the protein MGKMENRKGDRGRGRRREGEERRYGAWRRCRAAVAEKKGRGERDPRRRGRSCRRATPLCLVRVSPLLFAEGETRREDADPHHRASLSSSSLHHCRSLFPLPSGFAAAAIQSDAAEEESFLFRRRRRRPWLLLFIWLLESLQLELVTGGEKRLHYPLRFDIEPLFLTLIDAAAAVSVALKSRLQLPV